One genomic segment of Flagellimonas marinaquae includes these proteins:
- a CDS encoding DUF4270 domain-containing protein: MRFSKITKVATLVGTLFLLIASCDDEMDTIGEGVVAGEPFSTGKVEYDVFAFNKGITAVQTNKLPLYQLGTFNDPVYGQRKASIISQLALSAEAPTFGDLRQEVEDTADSDDNATTVEENETVKEVYLNIPFQTAPSPDSDGDGIPDELESGEDAEDPNSDYDGDGVTDNQERIIGSNPYDPNEDGTAEGFVANIYPNRFDLDSIYGDRTQTFELTVSKSNYFLRDLDPNSNFEEAQEYYSNQDFSAFIGEELSIEGQKTVTIDDIETLVFAEDDPDTADVDESQTVVESRIAPGIRIPLNPDFFQQNILDKEGQPELLRQSNFRNFIRGIHLAGSDMEQLMFLLDLTQANITITYEYNDYDAEAEEVVVAEKDFTLRLLVANTNGQITGNAVNVFENDMLPSQIESALNSEENASRIYVKGGATLAEVRLFDEVENGGATIINEIKQNNWIINEANLVFYVDRETLGTSVVEPPRLYLYNAETNLPLYNIANEDVTPNSGPNSLRYFASHDGVLQSSNNQGVKYTVRITEHINNIIVRDSVNAKLGLTLTPNIALTAVQEALGSDMQEIDYPVGAAMSPLGTILYGSNVAPEEEDRKLKLEIYYTKAN; the protein is encoded by the coding sequence ATGAGATTTTCCAAGATTACCAAAGTTGCGACACTTGTTGGAACTTTGTTTTTGCTGATCGCTTCGTGTGATGATGAAATGGACACCATTGGCGAAGGTGTTGTTGCAGGAGAACCCTTCAGTACGGGTAAAGTAGAGTACGATGTTTTTGCCTTTAATAAAGGTATAACTGCCGTGCAGACCAATAAATTGCCTTTGTACCAACTGGGCACATTCAACGACCCTGTATATGGACAAAGAAAAGCCAGCATAATTTCCCAACTTGCATTGTCCGCCGAAGCCCCAACCTTTGGAGACCTGAGGCAAGAGGTGGAGGATACGGCCGACTCGGACGATAATGCCACAACGGTAGAGGAAAACGAGACAGTAAAGGAAGTGTATTTGAACATCCCTTTTCAAACAGCCCCCTCGCCGGATTCTGATGGTGATGGTATTCCGGATGAACTGGAAAGTGGCGAGGATGCGGAAGACCCAAATTCTGATTACGATGGCGATGGTGTCACCGATAACCAGGAAAGGATCATTGGCTCCAATCCGTACGACCCAAACGAAGATGGCACCGCCGAAGGATTTGTTGCCAATATTTATCCCAATAGGTTTGATTTGGACAGTATATACGGCGATAGGACCCAAACTTTTGAATTGACAGTTTCCAAATCTAATTACTTCTTGCGCGATTTGGACCCGAATTCTAATTTTGAAGAAGCCCAAGAATATTACTCCAATCAGGATTTTTCGGCTTTTATCGGCGAAGAATTGTCAATCGAAGGTCAAAAAACAGTAACCATTGACGATATCGAAACCTTGGTTTTTGCCGAAGATGACCCCGATACGGCAGATGTAGATGAATCACAAACAGTTGTAGAGAGTAGAATTGCCCCGGGCATTCGAATTCCCCTAAACCCGGATTTTTTTCAACAGAACATTTTGGATAAAGAAGGTCAGCCTGAGTTGTTGAGGCAATCCAATTTTAGAAATTTTATAAGAGGTATCCACTTAGCGGGGTCCGATATGGAGCAACTTATGTTCTTGTTGGATTTGACCCAAGCCAACATCACTATTACCTACGAGTATAACGATTATGATGCCGAGGCTGAGGAAGTTGTGGTCGCGGAGAAAGATTTTACACTTCGTCTGTTGGTAGCCAATACCAATGGTCAGATTACTGGAAATGCGGTTAACGTGTTCGAAAACGACATGCTTCCTTCACAAATTGAGAGCGCATTGAATTCCGAAGAGAATGCTTCTCGAATTTATGTAAAAGGAGGGGCCACTCTTGCCGAGGTGCGTTTGTTCGATGAAGTGGAAAACGGAGGCGCTACGATCATCAATGAAATCAAGCAGAACAATTGGATCATTAACGAGGCAAATTTGGTGTTCTACGTGGATCGCGAGACATTGGGAACTTCCGTGGTCGAACCGCCAAGGCTTTATCTGTACAACGCAGAAACCAATCTACCCCTGTACAATATTGCCAACGAGGATGTAACGCCGAATTCTGGACCAAATTCGTTGCGATATTTTGCGAGCCACGACGGAGTGTTGCAGTCCAGCAACAATCAAGGTGTAAAATACACGGTTCGTATTACGGAGCACATCAATAATATAATCGTTAGGGATTCCGTAAACGCTAAATTGGGCTTGACCTTAACCCCGAACATTGCTTTAACCGCGGTTCAAGAAGCGCTCGGGAGCGACATGCAAGAGATAGATTATCCGGTTGGTGCCGCAATGAGCCCATTGGGAACCATACTCTATGGAAGTAATGTTGCCCCAGAAGAAGAAGACCGAAAGCTAAAGCTTGAAATCTACTACACTAAGGCCAACTAA
- a CDS encoding glycogen/starch synthase → MNGKKVLFVSSELVPYLPENPVSLMSYEAPRMVNSNGGQIRIFMPRYGNINERRHQLHEVIRLSGMNLVINDMDMPLIIKVASIPKERIQVYFIDNDEYFKRKATFADADGNLFPDNDERAIFFAKGVVETVKKLNWSPDIIHVHGWMASMVPLYLRKYYADEPLFADSRIVTSVYGKDFEGELDAEMINKIAFDGIDKEEVSVLSKPEYNNLLKVAVDHSDAVILAAEDLSEDLKNHIDNLSVPVLPYVPLQEAEEAYTNFYNTEVLK, encoded by the coding sequence ATGAATGGTAAAAAGGTATTGTTTGTATCTTCTGAATTAGTTCCCTACCTCCCAGAGAATCCTGTTTCCTTAATGTCTTACGAAGCACCTAGAATGGTGAACAGTAATGGTGGGCAAATACGGATATTTATGCCAAGGTATGGAAATATTAACGAAAGAAGGCATCAATTACATGAGGTAATACGTTTATCGGGGATGAACCTGGTGATCAACGACATGGATATGCCCTTGATCATTAAGGTGGCCTCCATACCAAAAGAACGGATTCAGGTCTACTTTATTGATAACGATGAGTATTTTAAAAGAAAGGCAACATTTGCAGATGCCGATGGGAATTTGTTCCCGGATAACGACGAACGCGCCATCTTTTTTGCCAAAGGTGTTGTGGAAACCGTAAAAAAATTGAACTGGTCCCCAGATATTATCCACGTTCATGGCTGGATGGCCTCTATGGTGCCACTTTACCTCAGAAAATATTATGCTGATGAACCCTTGTTCGCCGATAGTAGAATTGTTACTTCCGTTTACGGCAAGGATTTTGAAGGTGAGCTGGATGCCGAAATGATCAACAAAATAGCTTTCGATGGTATTGATAAAGAGGAAGTTTCCGTTCTTTCCAAGCCCGAGTATAATAATTTGTTAAAGGTTGCCGTAGATCATTCCGATGCCGTTATTTTAGCCGCGGAGGATTTGTCCGAGGATTTAAAAAACCACATAGATAATCTTTCCGTACCAGTATTGCCTTATGTCCCGCTTCAAGAAGCAGAGGAGGCATACACAAATTTCTATAATACAGAGGTTCTAAAATAG
- the panC gene encoding pantoate--beta-alanine ligase: protein MKIFDRKKELNAFSLEERRKDRTIGLVPTMGALHSGHISLVKKALAENDFVIVSIFVNPTQFDKKDDLEKYPRTFQKDVSLLKEVSENIVVFAPTVDEIYAGNLKSESYEFDGLDKVMEGEFRTGHFDGVGTIVELLLRTAEPNKAYFGEKDFQQLQIIRKMAETKDLPYTIVGCAIEREPHGLAMSSRNERLSKETREQASFIYKTLQTAKAKIGTKSVKDITDWVTSEFEKQPLFDLEYFEIADENTLTPALKIQDNQKYRAFIAVYADGVRLIDNLRLN from the coding sequence ATGAAGATTTTCGACCGTAAAAAAGAACTCAATGCCTTTAGTTTGGAGGAGCGCAGAAAAGACCGCACCATTGGTCTTGTCCCCACTATGGGCGCATTGCACTCCGGTCATATTTCGTTGGTAAAAAAAGCCTTGGCCGAAAATGATTTTGTGATTGTCAGCATTTTCGTAAATCCCACCCAATTCGACAAAAAGGATGATTTGGAAAAATATCCGAGAACTTTCCAAAAAGATGTAAGCCTTTTAAAAGAAGTATCTGAAAACATAGTTGTTTTTGCACCTACGGTAGATGAGATTTATGCCGGAAACCTTAAATCCGAATCTTACGAGTTCGATGGATTGGACAAAGTAATGGAAGGCGAATTTAGAACAGGACATTTTGACGGTGTCGGCACTATTGTGGAGCTTTTGCTGCGAACTGCCGAACCTAACAAAGCCTATTTTGGAGAAAAAGATTTTCAGCAATTACAGATAATCCGAAAAATGGCCGAAACAAAAGACCTCCCATATACCATAGTAGGATGTGCCATTGAGAGGGAACCCCATGGACTTGCCATGAGTTCCCGAAACGAAAGGCTCTCTAAAGAAACCCGCGAACAGGCCAGTTTCATTTACAAAACCTTACAGACTGCCAAAGCTAAAATTGGCACGAAAAGTGTTAAAGATATTACGGATTGGGTCACTTCTGAATTTGAAAAACAACCCTTGTTCGATTTGGAGTATTTTGAAATAGCCGATGAAAACACATTGACACCCGCTTTAAAAATTCAGGACAACCAAAAATATAGGGCGTTCATTGCCGTTTATGCGGATGGCGTTCGCCTAATTGATAATCTAAGATTGAATTGA
- the panD gene encoding aspartate 1-decarboxylase, whose product MQVEVVKSKIHRVKVTGADLNYIGSITIDEDLMDAANIIRGEKVQIVNNNNGERLETYAIPGPRGSGELTLNGAAARKVAVGDVLILITYAWMDIEEAKTFNPALVFPNEENNLLQ is encoded by the coding sequence ATGCAAGTAGAAGTCGTAAAATCTAAAATTCACCGAGTAAAAGTTACCGGGGCAGACCTAAATTATATAGGAAGCATTACCATTGATGAAGATCTTATGGATGCCGCCAATATTATTAGAGGCGAGAAAGTGCAGATCGTGAACAACAACAACGGCGAACGATTGGAGACTTATGCCATTCCCGGACCAAGAGGTTCCGGTGAGTTGACATTGAACGGTGCCGCTGCCCGAAAAGTGGCGGTCGGCGACGTATTGATCCTAATTACCTACGCTTGGATGGATATCGAAGAAGCAAAAACATTTAATCCAGCATTGGTGTTCCCGAACGAGGAAAACAATCTACTCCAATAA
- a CDS encoding lysylphosphatidylglycerol synthase transmembrane domain-containing protein has translation MGKSLKKFLKIFVPIGFGLFLVWYSYNSTTPEERNQIIHYISNASPFWVVISVIIGILSHISRAIRWKYLLEPMGYRPKTSNTIFIVLISYFANLGIPRSGEILRATALTTYEKVPFEKGFGTIVTERVVDLLMLLTIIMTTLVLQTDFILGFLEEKGVNFVGAIGILLAGMIGLFLGSYIIRKSKSPLALKLKGFLSGLQDGVLSVFKMKNKWPFILHTLFIWTAYFGMFWVIKYTVEETIPLSLGELLVAFVAGAFAMSTTNGGIGLYPIAVSAALGIYGISSVSGDAFGWIMWIAQTIMVVVFGTISFVVLPLLNRNR, from the coding sequence TTGGGCAAATCCCTAAAAAAATTCCTGAAGATATTTGTACCCATTGGATTTGGGCTTTTCTTGGTTTGGTACTCCTACAACTCCACCACACCGGAAGAACGCAATCAAATTATCCATTACATTTCCAATGCAAGCCCATTCTGGGTGGTAATATCCGTAATTATAGGCATACTGAGCCATATTTCCCGTGCCATTCGCTGGAAATATCTTTTGGAACCCATGGGTTACAGGCCAAAAACCTCAAATACCATATTTATTGTCCTTATATCCTATTTTGCCAACTTGGGCATTCCCCGTTCTGGTGAAATTTTAAGGGCAACAGCACTTACCACCTACGAAAAAGTTCCATTTGAAAAAGGTTTCGGTACAATCGTTACTGAAAGAGTAGTCGATTTACTGATGCTCTTGACCATCATTATGACCACCTTGGTGCTCCAAACCGATTTTATCCTTGGGTTTTTAGAAGAAAAAGGAGTCAATTTCGTAGGCGCTATCGGTATTTTATTAGCAGGCATGATAGGTTTGTTCCTGGGGTCGTACATAATTCGCAAATCAAAATCCCCTTTGGCCCTTAAGCTAAAAGGGTTTCTATCCGGCCTGCAGGATGGAGTCCTCAGTGTTTTTAAAATGAAGAACAAATGGCCGTTTATCCTTCATACTCTTTTTATCTGGACCGCCTATTTTGGCATGTTCTGGGTCATTAAATATACTGTGGAAGAAACCATCCCGTTATCCTTGGGCGAACTATTGGTCGCTTTTGTCGCGGGAGCCTTCGCCATGTCCACAACCAATGGCGGAATAGGCCTGTACCCTATCGCCGTTAGTGCCGCATTGGGCATTTATGGCATCAGCTCCGTTTCCGGGGATGCATTTGGATGGATCATGTGGATCGCCCAAACTATTATGGTGGTTGTTTTTGGTACAATATCCTTTGTTGTATTACCGTTATTGAATAGAAATCGGTAA
- a CDS encoding alpha/beta hydrolase: MKKSLFLLIGLICLNSNAQVKKEIFESFKLQERRDVSYYFPEDYSDDKLYPLIVVLDADYLFDLVVANVKFQSRLDRMPEAIVVGIHQAENDLRWEDCDYDEASGLPTEKGKMFYEFLGTELIPYMATTYKIAPFKMFVGYDITANFGNFYLFKDNSFFNSFVSISPVLATEMENRVPERLSALDQTIFYNLIVEKAPSDDRQRILQMNHSINSIKKESLHYFFDEYEEADHESIAAYGISKAFDNVFKIYRPITPEEYKTEIVTSEEPVFDYLENRYNTIEDLFGFEKQVELNDIMAIYAACLKKQDYDSLKPLADLCKKEFPETMMGFYFEAEHYEFIGEPKKAFKAFEKAFQMEEIDFLTKDLALDKIDALKADFGY, translated from the coding sequence ATGAAAAAAAGTCTATTTTTACTGATAGGCCTTATTTGCCTGAACTCCAATGCCCAGGTAAAAAAAGAAATCTTTGAATCTTTCAAACTCCAGGAACGAAGGGACGTCTCCTATTATTTCCCCGAAGATTATTCCGATGACAAACTGTATCCATTGATCGTGGTTCTCGATGCCGACTACCTTTTTGATTTGGTTGTTGCCAACGTTAAATTCCAAAGTCGATTGGACCGCATGCCCGAGGCCATCGTGGTTGGAATCCACCAAGCAGAAAACGATCTAAGATGGGAAGATTGCGATTATGATGAAGCCTCAGGTTTACCCACCGAAAAAGGTAAAATGTTCTATGAGTTTTTGGGAACGGAATTAATCCCCTACATGGCCACTACATATAAAATTGCCCCCTTTAAAATGTTCGTGGGGTACGACATCACTGCGAATTTTGGCAACTTTTATTTGTTCAAGGACAATTCATTCTTTAACTCTTTTGTGAGTATCTCACCGGTACTGGCAACCGAAATGGAGAATCGTGTCCCCGAGCGTTTGTCCGCATTGGACCAAACTATTTTTTATAATCTAATTGTAGAAAAGGCGCCATCGGACGACAGACAGCGCATACTGCAAATGAACCACAGCATCAATTCCATAAAAAAAGAATCGTTGCACTATTTTTTTGATGAATACGAGGAGGCTGATCACGAATCCATCGCAGCTTACGGGATCAGCAAAGCATTCGATAACGTATTCAAAATATATAGACCAATAACCCCCGAGGAATACAAAACTGAGATTGTTACTTCCGAAGAGCCCGTATTTGACTACTTGGAAAACCGATACAACACCATTGAAGATCTATTTGGGTTTGAAAAACAAGTGGAACTCAACGATATTATGGCCATTTATGCCGCTTGCTTAAAAAAACAAGACTACGATTCCTTAAAGCCATTGGCCGATCTATGCAAAAAAGAATTCCCAGAAACCATGATGGGGTTTTATTTTGAAGCAGAACACTATGAGTTCATCGGTGAGCCCAAAAAGGCATTTAAAGCGTTTGAAAAGGCGTTCCAAATGGAAGAAATCGACTTTTTGACCAAAGATTTGGCTCTGGACAAGATAGATGCTCTGAAAGCAGACTTTGGGTACTAG
- the radA gene encoding DNA repair protein RadA: MAKTKTAFFCQNCGAQFPKWIGQCSSCKEWNTIVEEVVQKEDKKGWKTDRPANTSNKPLRVSEITQEKELRLDTKDQEFNRVLGGGLVPGSLTLLGGEPGIGKSTLLLQIALKLPYKILYVSGEESQRQIKMRADRIQPKSENCYILTETKTQNIFQQIASIEPDLVVIDSIQTLHTDYIESAAGSISQIRECTAELIKFAKESHTPVILVGHITKDGTIAGPKILEHMVDTVLQFEGDRNYVYRILRSLKNRFGSTAELGIYEMQGSGLREVNNPSEVLISKNDEDLSGTAIAATVEGMRPLLIEIQALVSTAVYGTPQRSATGFNAKRLNMLLAVLEKRAGFKLGAKDVFLNITGGISVDDPAIDLAVMAAILSSNSDIAIEKGVCFAAEVGLAGEIRPVQRVDQRILEAEKLGFSKIFVSKNNKIGLKQSGIQIQKVSKIEDVVAHLFG; this comes from the coding sequence ATGGCCAAGACCAAAACAGCATTTTTTTGTCAAAATTGTGGAGCTCAATTCCCAAAATGGATCGGGCAATGTTCCTCTTGTAAGGAATGGAACACCATTGTAGAAGAAGTTGTCCAAAAAGAGGACAAAAAAGGGTGGAAAACAGATCGGCCCGCCAACACCTCCAATAAGCCGCTTCGTGTTTCCGAAATAACACAGGAAAAGGAACTCCGCTTGGACACCAAAGACCAAGAGTTCAACCGCGTGTTGGGCGGTGGATTGGTACCAGGGTCTTTAACCTTATTAGGGGGGGAACCCGGTATTGGAAAAAGTACCTTGTTGCTTCAAATCGCGCTAAAACTGCCCTATAAAATACTTTATGTGTCGGGGGAGGAGAGTCAAAGACAAATTAAAATGCGAGCAGACCGTATTCAACCTAAAAGCGAGAATTGCTACATCCTTACCGAGACCAAAACACAAAATATATTCCAGCAGATTGCCTCTATTGAGCCCGATTTAGTGGTCATCGACTCTATTCAGACCCTGCACACGGATTATATCGAATCCGCAGCGGGGAGCATTTCCCAAATCCGGGAATGCACCGCGGAACTGATCAAATTTGCCAAGGAAAGTCATACTCCTGTTATTTTGGTAGGACACATCACCAAAGATGGAACTATTGCAGGCCCCAAGATTTTGGAGCATATGGTGGATACCGTTCTCCAGTTTGAAGGAGACCGCAATTATGTATATCGCATTCTCCGTTCCCTTAAAAACCGCTTTGGTTCCACTGCCGAACTGGGCATTTACGAAATGCAAGGAAGCGGCCTACGCGAAGTGAACAATCCATCGGAGGTGCTTATTTCCAAAAATGACGAAGACCTCAGCGGCACTGCCATCGCAGCCACGGTGGAAGGTATGCGACCCTTGTTGATAGAAATTCAGGCCTTGGTTAGCACAGCGGTCTACGGAACACCACAACGTTCCGCCACAGGTTTTAATGCCAAACGTTTGAACATGCTCTTGGCCGTTTTGGAAAAACGCGCAGGTTTTAAGTTAGGGGCAAAAGATGTTTTTTTAAACATCACCGGTGGAATATCCGTGGATGATCCTGCCATTGACCTGGCTGTTATGGCCGCCATCCTATCAAGCAATTCCGATATCGCCATAGAAAAAGGCGTTTGTTTTGCCGCAGAAGTCGGACTTGCGGGAGAAATTAGGCCAGTGCAACGAGTAGATCAGCGCATTCTCGAAGCCGAAAAATTGGGCTTTTCCAAAATATTTGTCTCCAAAAACAATAAGATAGGTTTAAAACAATCCGGCATACAGATTCAAAAAGTATCCAAGATCGAGGACGTCGTTGCTCATCTCTTTGGTTGA
- a CDS encoding aldo/keto reductase has protein sequence MKYTRIPHTDIRISKICLGTMTWGRQNNEEEAQEQMDYALDQGVNFFDTAELYPVPAKKELYAVTEELIGNWFKKTGNRDRVVLASKIAGPGQVANHIRSTGFSKEALVSAVEGSLRRLQTDYIDLFQLHWPERNTNYFGQRGYNAHAVDVWDDNIHQVLETLRDLIAEGKIRHVGLSNETPWGTMRYLEESKVHQGLPRMRTIQNPYSLLNRLFEVGLSEISMREQIGLMAYSPLGFGVLSGKYLTEIPPRKARITLFPNYSRYSGETATQATQKYADLAKAHNLSLAQMALAFVNTRPFLTSNIIGATTMEQLKENIASIDVDLSDEVLDGIEEIHNAIPNPAP, from the coding sequence ATGAAATATACCAGAATCCCGCATACCGATATCCGAATCAGCAAAATTTGCTTGGGCACCATGACCTGGGGGCGGCAAAACAATGAAGAGGAAGCGCAGGAGCAAATGGACTATGCCCTAGACCAAGGCGTTAACTTTTTTGATACAGCAGAATTATATCCCGTTCCGGCCAAAAAGGAATTATATGCCGTTACAGAAGAATTGATCGGGAATTGGTTCAAAAAAACAGGGAATCGGGATAGGGTGGTCTTGGCTTCAAAAATTGCAGGACCGGGGCAGGTCGCAAACCATATTCGAAGTACCGGGTTCAGTAAAGAAGCTTTGGTTAGTGCGGTAGAAGGAAGCCTAAGGCGATTACAGACCGATTATATTGACCTGTTCCAACTCCATTGGCCAGAAAGAAATACCAATTATTTTGGTCAAAGAGGTTACAATGCCCATGCTGTTGATGTTTGGGACGACAACATACACCAAGTTTTGGAGACCCTACGAGATTTGATTGCCGAAGGTAAGATTAGGCATGTAGGATTGTCCAACGAAACCCCTTGGGGCACCATGCGCTATTTGGAGGAGAGCAAAGTCCACCAAGGATTGCCCCGAATGCGTACCATTCAGAACCCGTATAGCCTTCTTAACCGACTTTTTGAAGTAGGTCTTTCCGAAATCTCGATGAGGGAACAAATTGGTTTAATGGCGTACTCTCCTCTTGGATTTGGGGTGCTGAGCGGTAAATACCTTACCGAAATCCCACCTAGAAAAGCACGGATAACCTTATTCCCAAACTATAGTCGCTATAGTGGAGAAACTGCTACACAGGCCACACAAAAATATGCTGACTTGGCCAAGGCGCACAATCTTAGCCTCGCTCAAATGGCCTTGGCATTTGTAAATACCCGACCATTTCTAACGAGCAATATCATTGGCGCTACCACTATGGAACAACTCAAGGAAAACATCGCCAGTATCGATGTGGACCTTTCCGATGAGGTATTGGATGGCATTGAGGAAATACACAACGCCATTCCAAACCCTGCTCCTTAA
- a CDS encoding exodeoxyribonuclease III, translating into MKIVSYNVNGIRAALKKGFVEWLETVSPDVVCLQETKAMEEQLDTTVFKEAGYSHNYWFSAQKKGYSGVALLCKEEPDHVEFGTGIDYMDHEGRNIRADYGDVSIMSMYLPSGTNMDRLDFKLTYMDDFQKYADELRKERPNLIVLGDYNICHEAIDIHDPVRNKNVSGFLPVEREWIGNFMKSGFIDSFRHFNKEPDNYTWWSYRANARANNKGWRLDYGMVADPLEDRLKRSVILSEAKHSDHCPILLEVEK; encoded by the coding sequence ATGAAAATTGTATCCTACAATGTAAACGGTATTCGGGCAGCGCTTAAAAAAGGATTTGTGGAATGGTTGGAAACGGTGAGCCCTGACGTGGTTTGCCTGCAGGAGACCAAGGCCATGGAGGAGCAATTGGATACTACTGTTTTTAAAGAGGCAGGATATTCCCATAATTATTGGTTCAGCGCCCAAAAAAAAGGATATAGTGGCGTGGCCTTACTTTGTAAAGAGGAGCCGGACCATGTGGAATTTGGTACGGGTATCGACTACATGGATCATGAAGGAAGAAATATCCGAGCCGACTACGGAGACGTTTCCATAATGAGCATGTACTTGCCATCCGGCACCAATATGGATCGCCTGGATTTTAAATTGACGTATATGGACGATTTTCAGAAATATGCAGATGAGCTTCGGAAAGAACGTCCCAATTTAATTGTGTTGGGAGACTATAATATTTGTCATGAAGCTATAGATATTCATGATCCTGTCCGAAACAAAAACGTATCGGGATTCTTGCCTGTGGAACGCGAATGGATCGGCAATTTTATGAAAAGTGGCTTTATTGACAGTTTTAGGCATTTCAATAAGGAACCCGATAATTACACCTGGTGGAGTTACCGCGCCAATGCCAGGGCCAACAACAAAGGCTGGCGTTTGGATTATGGCATGGTGGCCGATCCTTTGGAAGATCGGTTAAAGCGTTCCGTGATCTTGTCCGAAGCCAAACATAGTGATCACTGCCCCATTTTATTGGAGGTTGAAAAATAA
- a CDS encoding cysteine hydrolase family protein: MTALVLIDVQRGLQEIGFYGTERNNMDAEENCGRLLTFFRKKQWPIFHVKHNSTDLGSPLHPGKVSNSFHPAVEPMINEPIFEKTVNSAFIGTELEARLKTEHITNLVIAGLTIEHCISTSVRMASNLGFTVILVSDATAAFDKIGHDCNTYAADVIFHAELANLKDEFATIKDTDTILKELDH; encoded by the coding sequence ATGACAGCTCTTGTTCTAATCGATGTCCAACGCGGACTACAAGAAATCGGGTTTTACGGCACAGAAAGAAACAATATGGATGCCGAGGAAAATTGCGGAAGGTTATTAACGTTCTTCAGGAAAAAACAATGGCCCATCTTTCATGTAAAACATAATTCCACCGACCTTGGTTCCCCTTTGCACCCAGGTAAAGTAAGTAACTCTTTTCATCCGGCCGTGGAACCTATGATCAATGAACCGATTTTTGAGAAAACGGTGAACAGTGCTTTTATTGGCACTGAACTGGAGGCTCGATTAAAAACAGAGCACATCACTAATTTAGTGATAGCGGGTCTAACGATAGAACATTGCATTTCCACCTCGGTAAGGATGGCGTCGAATTTAGGTTTTACCGTTATTTTGGTTTCCGATGCGACCGCTGCCTTCGATAAAATAGGACACGATTGCAACACATACGCTGCTGATGTTATTTTCCACGCAGAACTGGCCAACCTTAAAGATGAGTTCGCAACGATAAAGGATACCGACACCATATTGAAAGAACTTGATCATTAG